ACCAGGAGTTAAGAGTCTGAATGGGCCAACCACCTAATCCAACTCCCTCACTCTCATCTCCATCCCCAGGTACTGGGACTGATAGCTGTGTGCCTCTTTGGCTATGATGCCTACTTTACCTTCCCTCTTCGGCAACAAAGACATACAGCAGCCCCCACTggtaagtatgtgtgtgtgtgtgtgtgtgtgtgtgtgtgttgctgagaaagcaaaggagaaaaaggaaaggtatCTCCCAAGGGAGGGTAATAATGCCATTATGTTTCGTATCAGTAAGTGCCATAAGCTTCAACATTCCTATTTGTAAAATGGGCAtatggatggggctggggttgtggctcagaggagaAGTGCTCatttagcatgcgtgaggcactgagtttgattctcagcccacacaaaaattaaataaaggtattgtgtccacttacaactaaagaataaatatttttaaaaaacaggcacatggatgttttctctcttttcctcctgcaGACCCCACAGATGGCCCGGTGTAGGAGAACTTCCCTCATTTCTCTCTGCAATTTGAAAATAACTTCTTTTGGAAAACACTTCTTCCCACTCCCACAACAATCCTCCCAGCCAACCAACTTCTAGCCCCCTGTTGAGGTAACAGTGCCTTTTCTGGGAGAATTTTGTCTTCCAGACTGCTACTCAATCATCCTGGGTATGGACACTTTTATGGGTATGCCTAGGTCCCCCTCCCTTCTGCAGTATTCAGTTCTGCCTGGACCACACTCCCACCTAAACCACAAAGTGAGGGAAGTGGGTGCCTAGGATTTCAGAGTGTACACTCCACCTGGTGACCCACTCCAAATAACCTCCTCATTTTGGGGAATGGTTCTgtggagagagaaataaataataaacattgttAAAATCTGtgataatgaataaattaatccTCTGATCAAATGTGAACAAATCTCAAACATCCAGGTGGGTTGACCTGGAGTAAAGGAAGCAAAGAAGCCAGGCCTGTTTTATGACAAAcattaaattatttcaataatacaaacagaagaaagagggaggaagaaagggtaTTTGACTTAGTTCAGGGTGGGCGGCATCATCTACGCTTATCAGAGAATAGAGCCCCCCTCCAGAGCTGCCTAGGTCTTTAAGCCACGATGCAGTTTTTGTCTCGGGCCTGGCGAGGCATCCCTGTGCGAGAATCCCCATGGAGCTGTGGGGTCGCAGAGCCTAAAGTCTCAGCTGCACTGTCGGGAGAGGTTGTGGGCCTGCGCAGGTGAGGGGGCAGTGGAATACGTTCCCCTAGGAAGAATCCATCATCCTCAGAGGATTCAGAACTGGGGCTGGAGGGTGAGCTGGAGCAAGATCCTGAGTCAGACCCTGATCCCAAGTCACAGCGATGGTAGCCACGTCGGCCGGTGtggcggtggtggtggtgatggtggtggcggCGACGGCTGGGGGCCCTAGGTGGGGGACTACGTGGCCTGCGGCGCTGGGCCGGAGGTGCACTCAGGGTCCTCCGCGGACCTCCCTCTGAGACCAGAGGCTCACGGAAACTAACACGAGGGGTGCTTTGGCGGCCAAAGGCACTATCGTCAGGACGCAGGTCTGGTTGCTCTGGAGACTCCAGGGGTTGCTCAGGAGCGTTGCGGAGCCCCAGCTCGGGCATAGAGTGGCGATGGGGGGCCCCTCTCGTAAAGGGGGAGGGCTCCTCGGCGCCTGCAGCTGGAAAAGAAGAGATGGGGGCTCCCTATATCTGCCTCCCCCACCCGCCCCCACCTGTGAGGAGGCTTGTGGAAAGGCCTTCTCCTTTTCCACCCACTAAGACTAGGGAAGTGGGGACAGGGATCTGAAGCCTGGTGCAGACTGGGTAAGGAGGAACCAGGTACATTTGGTGTATGGGGCGTGGCCAAGGGTTGGGGAAGCTCTGGGATGGAGTAGATTGGATTTACCACAGAATAGGGGTGGGGCCTGAGTGCAATGGGTGGAGGGTGATGGGTTGAAGGAAAGGAGGAACTTGGGCTCCACCTGGAAGCAAGAGAAGCACCCTGTATAAAAGCAGGATAAACCCAGGGTTCCCAAGGTAGGTGTAGCTGGGGCTGGAGACCAGCCTGGAATGGTGCGGCAAAGGAGGCTGGGTCAAACACTGGGCGGGGCCTGGGCAAGTCCTGGGGAAGGGCTCAGGTTGAGGTGGGGGGCGGGGCTGTGACTGGGCGTGGCTCTCACCAGGTGCCGCCTCCGTGCAGGTGCCTTTGGTGGCGGTCTCAGAATTCACCTCCGAAGCAGGGAAAGAGGACGTGGAAGTTGCCAGCCGGGCAGCGACTGTGCCTCCACCTCCGCTCCAGCTGCGGCGGCCGGGCCCTGGAGCGGTGGGCTCAGACCCAAGGCTACAGGCTCGGGAGCAGAAGATTAGGCCACGTCGGGGCAGGAAGGGGCGGCCCAATAGGGCTCTGCCACAGCGACTGCAGCAGAAGCAGCGGTCTGAAGCGTGCCAATGCTGGCCCTCATAAGCCATCTGGCCCTGGTCCAGGCCTGTGGGGACCAAAGTCAGGGGTGGGGACTGAGGCAGAACCCCAGGCATACTCCCAGTCCTGATGAATGGGGCCTTAATTGGAAAAAAGTGGTGGATTGAGACAGTGCACCCTGATTTGCCGCCCCCCTTCCTAAATGGGATCACTCTGGAGTGGGGTTTGGTCCACACCACATGgctcctcatcctcctgagtctctCCTGGAGATTGGCAAATGTCTTACCTACCCACCTCCCTTTATTGCCCAGGGTGCCCCTCTGGGAGTGGGGTTGATCACTGGAGGACTCTTATGATGTGAGCCAGACAGACATTAAAGGGAGGTGACTTCAGGTGGGTGGGCCTCAAGAAGAGGCCTGGGTGGCTGTGGCAGAGCTTAGAGGGGATAGTGTCACTAGAAGGTGGGATCAAATCTAGGCTGGTGGAGGAAAGTGGAAGAAAATGGGGCATAGCTCAGGGCAAGCAGAGGCTAGGTTTAGAGGGCTTTGTGCTGCTGGTGGGTGGAGACATGTCACAGTGGCCTAATGTGTAAGTAGGCCTTATGGCAAAGCTTGGGATATTGGGGATGGAGCTTGCAGAAAAAAGCACTAGACTGTGATGCTGGGACTGAGTTAAAGGATAGGGTGTAGTGGGGGCTAGGGCCTGGTGGCGTGGGGCTGTGGCCCAGCTATACATGCATCCCTCCATCCAGTCCCATTATTCACCCACCGATGTGCTCCCCACAGCCATCACAGTACTCCGCATGTCGGGCCTCATAGCAGGCACAGCAGTGGGGGCGGCTTTGCCGCATGACATAGCGCTGCCCTCCTAGTGAAGCTTCACACTCGAAGCAGCAGAAGTGACCCATATGCCAGTGCCGGCCCTCAGCTTCTGTGCACTCAGGGGAAAAAATGATCTGGAAGGTGCAGGCCATCTGTAGCTGTCAGAAGGTTCTGCCCTGACCCTTTCCACCCTCCACTCCCACCCCTGGGCAGAGAGGCACAAACCTCGTCACAGGCTTGGCAGCGTGGGCGCAGGCGTTCAGCATGGTGACGCCCACAGTAGACCTTGCCAGCATGATAGAAGTAGATGAGGTCAACAAGCAGCTCCCGGCATGTGGTGCACACAAAGCACTGTGGGTGCCAGCAGGCACCCAGGCCTGCACGGCTGGCAAACACCGCAATGTCCCCACCTCCAATCTGCTTCCCACACTGCCAAATGACAGACAGACACGGTCACCATCACTAAAATAGTCAGATGGATTGGGTCAGCCAGGTATGTCACACTTGGGTCTTTCCCATGGTCAAGTTTTATGACTGGCCTCACGTACAgggtaacttttttattttttggtactggaaattaaacccaggggtgctttacctctgagccacatctctaccctttttattttgagacagggtcttgctaagttgctcagggtctcgataaactgctgaggctggctttgaacttgcaatcctcctgctacagcctcctgagctgctaggattatgggTATATGCCATTCTGTTTagcagtaatatttttaaatcagttaCAGGGTTACTTGGAGACAGTTTTCACTTACGGGGGTGCCTTAGTGACTGACCCTGTTCATGGtcagaaaccatagagacaggcACTACATATTGAGGGTGGCCTTACAGGCAATCCTCCTGCATAGGGGGCTGGAGCAGACGTAGAGACAGAACAGATCTAACCACCAGGACCTTATTGACAGACTTCAACCAACAGTAAGTTCTAAGGACAAGCTCCACCCACCAGAAAAGGCCTTAGAGATAATTCCACCCACCACTTGGCTTTGGACACAGGTCCTGCCACTGTGGGTCAGTTtctttgtgctggggattgaatcttgAGCAGGCTAAatagtgctctgccactgagtcatacCTCTAGCCTTTGGGTCAGTTCTTAAGCACAAGTCCTGACCACCAGAGGACAAGAGAGAGAGCCCACGGCCCATGTCCGTTATTGCATGGAGGAAAGAAACCAAGGCCTCCTTAGAGAAAATCTATACCCAACAGTGGGATCCCAGGGACAGGTCCTATCAGTGGGCTCTAGAGACACATCTTTTCCAGTAGAGGGGGCCCTAGAGACAGTCCACTGGGGCTTGAGTGGCAGGCCTCAGCTTTTCAGGGCCTAATAGGTGGGTCCTGCACCCCAGACCTTCAATCCAAGGCCCTTCATGATTTACCTCTTCACAGATGGCTCCAGTGATGGTCACTGGGAAGATGCGAACAGTTCCACGCCCCAGATTCTCTCGCTTCCGCTGCTGACTGAAGGCTCTcagttctttcttctcctcctcttccagtGCTGTGCAGTACTGTGCCTAGGGGGAGCAGGGGTCTTCCAGACTTCATCCACACTGACAAGTTGACTTCTAGGACTTTCTATAGCTGGTGCCTCCTGCCTGAAATACCCACCCCTTCCCTCTTTTTCCAAAGCCAAGCTATGGTTTTGCCAAGGAATGTTCCCTGATGGCCCCTGCCTGTTCAGCCCTAAGC
This sequence is a window from Ictidomys tridecemlineatus isolate mIctTri1 chromosome X, mIctTri1.hap1, whole genome shotgun sequence. Protein-coding genes within it:
- the Prickle3 gene encoding prickle planar cell polarity protein 3, which encodes MFARGSRRRRSGRLPPEAEDPDRGQPCNSCREQCPGFLLHGWRKICQHCKCPREEHAVHAVPVDLERIMCRLISDFQRHSISDDDSGCASEEYAWVPPGLKPEQVYQFFSCLPEDKVPYVNSPGEKYRIKQLLHQLPPHDSEAQYCTALEEEEKKELRAFSQQRKRENLGRGTVRIFPVTITGAICEECGKQIGGGDIAVFASRAGLGACWHPQCFVCTTCRELLVDLIYFYHAGKVYCGRHHAERLRPRCQACDEIIFSPECTEAEGRHWHMGHFCCFECEASLGGQRYVMRQSRPHCCACYEARHAEYCDGCGEHIGLDQGQMAYEGQHWHASDRCFCCSRCGRALLGRPFLPRRGLIFCSRACSLGSEPTAPGPGRRSWSGGGGTVAARLATSTSSFPASEVNSETATKGTCTEAAPAAGAEEPSPFTRGAPHRHSMPELGLRNAPEQPLESPEQPDLRPDDSAFGRQSTPRVSFREPLVSEGGPRRTLSAPPAQRRRPRSPPPRAPSRRRHHHHHHHRHTGRRGYHRCDLGSGSDSGSCSSSPSSPSSESSEDDGFFLGERIPLPPHLRRPTTSPDSAAETLGSATPQLHGDSRTGMPRQARDKNCIVA